The Salvelinus namaycush isolate Seneca chromosome 1, SaNama_1.0, whole genome shotgun sequence genome has a window encoding:
- the LOC120056187 gene encoding ras-related protein Rab-27A produces MSDGDYDYLIKFLALGDSGVGKTSFLYQYTDKKFNSKFITTVGIDFREKRVVYKSNGPEGAAGRGQRIHVQLWDTAGQERFRSLTTAFFRDAMGFLLLFDLTNEQSFLNVRNWMSQLQMHAYCENPDVVLCGNKCDLQEQRAVREDEARELAEKYGIPYFETSAANGQFVSQAVDVLLDLIMKRMERCVDKSWIPDGTVRSNGHSGHTDITEPKTQEKGKCAC; encoded by the exons ATGTCTGATGGGGACTATGATTACCTCATCAAATTCCTAGCCCTTGGTGATTCTGGAGTGGGGAAAACCAGCTTTCTGTACCAGTACACAGACAAAAAGTTTAACTCCAAATTCATCACTACAGTGGGCATTGATTTCAGAGAAAAACGAGTG gtaTACAAATCAAATGGTCCAGAAGGGGCAGCAGGCAGAGGACAGAGGATTCATGTTCAGCTGTGGGACACGGCGGGGCAGGAGAG ATTTCGGAGTTTGACAACAGCTTTCTTCCGAGATGCGATgggcttcctcctcctctttgacctCACCAATGAGCAGAGTTTCCTTAATGTCAGAAATTGGATGA GTCAATTACAGATGCATGCTTACTGCGAGAATCCAGATGTTGTTCTCTGTGGCAACAAGTGTGACCTGCAGGAGCAGAGGGCAGTCCGTGAAGATGAGGCCCGTGAGTTGGCAGAGAAGTATGG AATCCCTTACTTTGAGACAAGTGCAGCTAACGGGCAGTTTGTTAGCCAGGCTGTGGATGTCCTGCTGGACCTCATCATGAAGAGGATGGAGCGCTGCGTGGACAAGTCCTGGATCCCTGATGGAACCGTACGATCCAACGGACACAGTGGTCACACAGACATCACAGAGCCCAAGACCCAGGAGAAGGGCAAATGTGCTTGTTAG
- the LOC120056193 gene encoding probable ribosome biogenesis protein RLP24 has translation MRIEKCYFCSGPVYPGHGTMFVRNDCKTFRFCRSKCLKNFKKKRNPRKTRWTKAFRKASGKELTVDNCLEFEKRRNVAVKYQRELWSKTVEAMRKVEGIKRKRQAQFIFNRLKKGKQLEKEEAISEVKKNIHLIKAPHAGKAKVMEEKMVQKLQEDVEMGDD, from the exons ATGAGAATTGAAAAATGTTACTTTTGCTCGGGACCTGTGTATCCCGGGCACGGTACGATGTTTGTGCGGAACGACTGCAAG ACGTTCAGGTTTTGTAGATCAAAATGCCTCAAAAACTTCAAGAAGAAGCGTAACCCAAGAAAGACCAGATGGACCAAGGCTTTCAGGAAAGCATCTGGCAAGGAATTGACAGTG GATAACTGCCTGGAGTTCGAGAAGCGCAGAAATGTGGCCGTCAAATACCAGAGGGAATTGTGGAGCAAGACAG TGGAGGCAATGAGGAAGGTGGAAGGAATAAAACGGAAACGACAGGCACAGTTCATTTTCAACAG ACTGAAGAAGGGCAAGCAGTTGGAAAAGGAGGAAGCCATCAGCGAAGTGAAGAAGAACATTCACCTCATCAAAGCCCCACATGCAG GCAAAGCCAAGGTTATGGAGGAGAAGATGGTGCAGAAGTTACAAGAAGATGTGGAAATGGGCGACGATTAG